AGGGGTCCGATGTCCAAATGGTAGACCCCAGACCATAATCGCTATCATTGGCCAGCATGATCGCCTCCTCCTCGTCCTTGACCACCCTTATTGGGCACACCGGTCCGAACGTTTCCTCTTTGATTATCTCCAGGGAATCGTCACTGACCTTGAGCACGGTAGGCTCATAATAAAATCCGAGCCCGGGCATCTTATCTCCTCCTGTCAGGAGCTCACATCCTTGCTCGATCGCCTGGTGAACCTTGTGATAGACCCTGTCCCTAGCCTCCTCTCTGATCAGGGGACCTATCTGCTTCTCCACATCGATGTGAGATGTGACCTTGAGCAGCTCATCGATGAAAGGGTCGGCGATGTCCTCTACCACGTAAAGACGTTTGAGGCGTATGCATACCTGGCCGGCGTGTGAGAATGTCCCGCTGGCCACCCCTCTGGCAGTGGCTTTGATGTCGGCGTCTGCACAGACGATGCCGGGGTCGTTACCTGAAAGCTCCAGGACCATGGGCTTGATCCCGGCGCGACGCGTGATATCGAGACCGGTTCCCCGTCCCCCAGTGAACACCAGGGCATCGAAGGGGGCGGTCACCATGGCCTTGCCGATATCAGCCCCACCCACCAATACCTGGAAGACATCATCGGGAATACTGGTACCTTCCACCGCCTCCTTGATCTTCAGCCCTGTCATGGTGGTGTACTCGGAGGGTTTGAAGACCACGGCATTGCCGGTGAGCAAAGCCGGGATCAAACTGATCATGGTCTGCCAGAACGGATAGTTCCAGATGCCGATGTGGCTTATGACCCCGTGAGGGACCAGATTGATGGTGGCCTTTGTATCCGGCCATCCGGCAGGGTTGAGAGGAAAATCGTAATCGTCCACGGACTGGACCTCGGAGATATAATGATCGAACCCTTTGATCGCTCCGTTGAAAGTTCCGATGACGTCCCTTTGCGGAAATCCGCCTTCCAGCATCTCCGTGTGGACCATGTCCTCCTTCATGGAGGTCATGACTCCTTGAAGCTCCTTCAGCGCCTCGATGCGGTCGCCCTTGTCCCACTCAGTGTTCCATATCTTCTGAGCCTTCCTGCCTTTGTTCAGACATCGCAGGACATCATCTTCACTGGACGGCTTGAACTCCTTGATGACCTCACCGGTGCGGGGATTGATGGACCTGATGGTCATGATCAGTAGACGGTCTTCCGCTTAGATTAAATCATTGAGACCATAGATGTGTTTCAACCGCCGACCGTTGGAAAGGATGATAATAAAAATTAAAGGATCGGCCAATGGGCTTCATCCTTTCATTGAAAGTGATAATGTCAATTCCTGCGCCCACCTCTGAGCCCTTTCCAGCTCCCCCTCTTTCATCTGATATCCATCCTTCTTATCTACGACGTAGGCCATGAGCGGTGGTGATGCCAGTCCGAACCCTAACTTTTTCAGTTTAGCTTCCATCGTCTTGGTCGCATTACCGCTGATGATCAATTGGACCTGCGTATCAAAGGCGGCAGCGTATTTGCCCGAATAGGTCTTTCCGGCCAGTCCGTTGAGGAAGCTCAGAGTGGCCTTTGTCGGCTTCCATGCCATGGTGGGTGACCCGATCACCAGGCAATCATACTCCTCGACATTGATGTGTTTGACGTCCTCGATCGGAACTGAGATGATCTCCATTCCTTTTTCCTTCATAGCTCCAGCGATGGTATCGGCCACTCTGGCAGTCAATTTTGCTGGTGAGACCGAATCGTATACAACCAATATCTTCATGGGCCTTCCCTCTGGATCGATTGGGATGACAGATGATTGCGTTATTATAAAACTAGGCCCGGAAAGGGGTTCGAGCCACCATGATTACGAATGATGGGTACTTTCATCGGATCGACGTTTTGTTCTGTCAAAAATAAATAAAATGAAAGGATTTGGAAAATGGTTTTCGGTCCTGCCTATTTCTTTCGTATCAGGAGTATCGAGGCCACGACCACAACGACGATGATGCCGATGAGGATCAAGCCGAGATACGGCGCATCTAGGAAGAAGCCCGCGATGCCACCCTGGCCATCAGGACCGATGCTGCCCTGGTAGTCGGATATCTCGTTGATATTGTCCGCGGCCACGGCTGGGTCAACGGCCTCCATCCTGAATTCCTCGCTGGGCATCACTGCTACGTTCAGATCAAAAATGTCGTCCAGATCGTCAGAGTTCATCGAGAAGTAGGACATGAACCCTACATCGGGGGAATAATAGAACTCTAATGGCGTTCCTTGGGCCTCGATCTTGTAGACAGTGATCTCTCCCCAGTATTCGTCCTGAACGGTTATGACGCTGGTACACTTCAGGGTCATCTCTACGTCCTCAGAGACCTCCTCGAGCATCCCATCCTGGAACGGCCAATCACCGTCGTCCGAGTTCAATTGCTCGAAAATGATGGGGAAGTCGCTGAACCCGGTGCTTTCGATGAACTCATCGGTGAAGAGTTCA
The sequence above is a segment of the Methanomassiliicoccales archaeon genome. Coding sequences within it:
- a CDS encoding aldehyde dehydrogenase family protein, with the translated sequence MTIRSINPRTGEVIKEFKPSSEDDVLRCLNKGRKAQKIWNTEWDKGDRIEALKELQGVMTSMKEDMVHTEMLEGGFPQRDVIGTFNGAIKGFDHYISEVQSVDDYDFPLNPAGWPDTKATINLVPHGVISHIGIWNYPFWQTMISLIPALLTGNAVVFKPSEYTTMTGLKIKEAVEGTSIPDDVFQVLVGGADIGKAMVTAPFDALVFTGGRGTGLDITRRAGIKPMVLELSGNDPGIVCADADIKATARGVASGTFSHAGQVCIRLKRLYVVEDIADPFIDELLKVTSHIDVEKQIGPLIREEARDRVYHKVHQAIEQGCELLTGGDKMPGLGFYYEPTVLKVSDDSLEIIKEETFGPVCPIRVVKDEEEAIMLANDSDYGLGSTIWTSDPLKGEALARRMEAGNVWINDYGRTINCGELFQGWKCSGIPSTNRRITLFMKKRTIVNHQICQARPYWFN